Proteins encoded within one genomic window of Fragaria vesca subsp. vesca linkage group LG1, FraVesHawaii_1.0, whole genome shotgun sequence:
- the LOC101309398 gene encoding uncharacterized protein LOC101309398 gives MDSWSFVDNVKAEKASAMRRYNRLRAIARLFRLAELCLAAVLLSWTFTRLPCALRVSVDYLRLFSGVVSSPLFVFLVCNAIIVSLFAKSHHLATAPPNIEVETHLYDQFTDGKKSSSSDDVVPKEEVVYEDKQIISEVMSTAGDPKGEANLDSGAESESDSGLEFTKAIRRTKSEKFVRDVPAKLKRSDTENCRKMLKSGEETVPEDLDQEDGLSNEEFQRAIEAFIERQKRFRHEEESMAIVLQNQS, from the coding sequence ATGGATTCATGGAGCTTCGTCGACAACGTCAAGGCCGAGAAAGCCAGCGCCATGCGGAGGTACAACCGCCTCCGCGCCATCGCCAGGCTCTTCCGCCTTGCCGAGCTCTGCCTCGCTGCTGTCCTCCTCTCTTGGACCTTCACCCGCCTCCCCTGCGCCCTCCGCGTCTCCGTCGACTACCTCCGCCTCTTCTCCGGCGTCGTCTCCAGCCCCCTCTTTGTTTTCCTCGTCTGCAACGCCATCATCGTCTCTCTCTTCGCCAAGTCCCACCACCTCGCCACCGCCCCTCCAAACATCGAAGTCGAGACTCACCTTTACGATCAGTTCACCGACGGAAAGAAGTCGAGCTCCAGTGACGACGTCGTCCCGAAAGAGGAGGTTGTGTATGAGGACAAGCAGATCATCTCCGAGGTGATGAGCACCGCCGGCGATCCTAAAGGTGAAGCGAACTTGGACTCCGGCGCGGAGTCAGAGTCGGACTCGGGTTTGGAGTTTACGAAAGCGATACGGAGGACGAAGTCAGAGAAGTTCGTTAGAGATGTTCCGGCGAAGCTAAAAAGGTCGGACACGGAGAATTGCCGGAAAATGCTGAAGTCCGGCGAGGAAACGGTGCCCGAAGATTTAGATCAGGAGGACGGCTTGAGCAACGAGGAGTTTCAACGCGCCATTGAAGCTTTCATTGAGAGGCAGAAGAGGTTTCGTCATGAAGAAGAGTCTATGGCCATTGTGCTTCAAAACCAGAGCTGA
- the LOC101293716 gene encoding uncharacterized protein LOC101293716: MTSSAAISILQPKLQFFPCRFCSLKSFKPKFPISKLAFSGGLDPTKAPSRRNRVMGSNNSIVELTNLLPFRNNGNEAVRVLQHGSEDSGLVSNRFESTLNRLSKWLVSGVFAVVILCRHDGEAMWAALGSVVNSILCIVLKKILNQERPVPSLRSEPGMPSSHSQSIFYIFMFAIFSIVEWLGINEISLITSALALAFGAYLSWLRISQRLHTMSQVVVGAAIGTVFSILWYWSWNAVVHEAFTSFLWVRIVVILGAAVFCAGFLLYVIRYWIRDDR, translated from the exons ATGACATCATCAGCAGCCATTAGTATTCTCCAACCCAAACTCCAATTCTTCCCCTGTCGTTTTTGCTCCCTCAAATCATTCAAACCCAAATTTCCCATATCCAAACTGGCCTTCTCCGGTGGATTAGACCCCACGAAAGCTCCTTCACGTAGAAACAGAGTCATGGGTTCCAACAATAGCATCGTTGAGCTCACAAATTTGCTCCCTTTTCGGAACAACGGCAACGAAGCTGTTAGGGTGCTCCAACATGGGTCTGAGGATTCGGGTCTTGTATCCAATAGGTTTGAATCCACACTCAATCGATTG AGTAAGTGGCTTGTGTCTGGCGTTTTTGCTGTGGTGATACTATGTAGGCATGATGGGGAAGCTATGTGGGCTGCACTGGGGTCTGTGGTGAATTCCATACTCTGTATTGTACTTAAGAAGATATTGAATCAAGAAAGGCCTGTTCCTTCTTTGAGATCCGAGCCTGGAATGCCGTCTTCGCATTCTCAATCCATCTTCTACATTTTTATGTTTGCAATTTTTTCAA TTGTGGAATGGCTAGGGATAAATGAGATTAGCCTGATTACTAGTGCTCTTGCCTTGGCATTTGGTGCATATCTT TCATGGTTAAGAATTTCTCAGCGACTTCATACCATGAGCCAAGTGGTTGTGGGTGCTGCAATTGGAACCGTTTTCTCCATTTTGTGGTACTGGTCATGGAATGCTGTTGTTCATGAAGCATTTACTTCCTTTTTGTGGGTTCGAATAGTTGTTATTTTGGGGGCAGCTGTGTTTTGTGCAGGATTCCTTTTGTATGTGATTCGTTATTGGATTAGGGATGACCGATGA
- the LOC101309679 gene encoding putative pentatricopeptide repeat-containing protein At3g47840-like has product MVRTIRSQFRRLFTSSPLAHPQCRSLVLAPESKTEQRDHKTHHANHVDIPELNSQLKQLVKAGDLKHARKVFDEMPKRDEVTWTNMISGYVGVSDSSEALALFSNMWVQPDIGMDPFLLSVALKACGLGGKLTYGEVLHGYSVKSGVVNSVFVGSALVDMYMKVGEIEKGCGVFDEMPLRNVVSWTTVITGLVRAGYNVEGLVCFAEMWRCRVQCDAYAFAISLKACAGLGALKCGREVHAQLMKKGFDENSFVANSLATMYNKCGKLDYGVQLFAKMRTQDVVSWTSIITSYCWTGQEDCAMKAFMRMQESGVRPNEYTFAAVLSGCANLARVEWGEQLHANVLRLGLADYLSVGNSIITMYAKCGRLTSASAMFHEMGRKDIISWTTVIAGYSQAGYGEEAFKYLSWMRREGPKPNEYAFASVLSVCGSMAMFEQGKQLHAHVLTVGLDSEAMVQSALINLYSKCGSIQEAAKNFDVTKDGDVISWTSMINGYAQHGYYQEAIDLFEKIPKVGLKPDSVTFVGVLAACSHAGLVDLGFHYFNSMSNDFKISPSKEHYGCMIDLLCRAGRLSEAEHMIKSMPIQQDDVVWSTLLTACRLHGDADCGRRAAEEILKLNPNCAVTHITLASIYAAKGMWREAAEVRKIMRSKGVIKEPGWSGIEAKDGTFVFVAGDRSKHYSDGIKPQVNQSITRMV; this is encoded by the coding sequence ATGGTTAGAACGATCAGATCTCAATTTCGAAGACTATTTACAAGCTCACCCTTGGCTCACCCACAATGCAGAAGCCTTGTTCTGGCTCCCGAATCAAAAACAGAGCAGCGAGATCACAAAACCCATCATGCTAATCATGTAGACATCCCCGAACTCAACTCCCAATTGAAGCAGCTCGTCAAAGCTGGTGATCTCAAACACGCCCGGAAGGTGTTCGATGAAATGCCCAAGAGAGATGAGGTCACATGGACCAATATGATCTCAGGATACGTTGGAGTCTCTGATTCCTCTGAAGCATTGGCTCTGTTTTCAAACATGTGGGTGCAGCCGGATATCGGCATGGACCCTTTTCTTCTCAGCGTTGCGCTCAAGGCTTGCGGGCTTGGTGGGAAGTTGACTTACGGGGAAGTTTTACATGGGTACTCGGTGAAATCGGGGGTTGTGAACTCGGTGTTTGTGGGGAGTGCTCTTGTTGATATGTATATGAAGGTTGGTGAGATTGAGAAGGGTTGTGGAGTTTTCGATGAAATGCCGCTGAGAAATGTGGTGTCGTGGACTACTGTTATCACTGGTCTTGTTCGAGCGGGTTATAATGTGGAGGGGTTGGTGTGTTTTGCTGAAATGTGGAGGTGCAGGGTGCAATGTGATGCGTATGCGTTTGCTATCTCATTGAAGGCGTGTGCTGGTTTGGGTGCTTTGAAGTGTGGGAGAGAAGTTCATGCACAATTGATGAAGAAAGGGTTTGATGAGAACTCTTTTGTTGCCAACTCACTTGCTACCATGTATAACAAGTGTGGAAAATTGGACTATGGGGTGCAGTTGTTTGCGAAAATGAGGACGCAGGATGTTGTTTCGTGGACATCAATCATTACATCGTATTGTTGGACGGGTCAAGAGGATTGTGCAATGAAAGCATTTATGCGAATGCAGGAATCTGGTGTGCGTCCTAATGAGTACACTTTTGCAGCTGTTCTCTCTGGATGTGCCAATCTTGCTAGAGTTGAATGGGGTGAACAATTGCATGCCAACGTTTTACGCTTGGGTCTTGCGGATTATCTGTCAGTAGGAAATTCAATTATAACCATGTATGCCAAATGTGGGCGTTTGACTTCAGCTTCTGCCATGTTTCATGAGATGGGCAGAAAAGATATTATTTCATGGACCACTGTCATTGCAGGGTATTCTCAAGCAGGTTATGGGGAAGAAGCTTTCAAGTATTTGTCGTGGATGAGAAGGGAAGGACCAAAACCAAACGAGTATGCTTTTGCTAGTGTCTTAAGTGTTTGTGGAAGCATGGCAATGTTTGAGCAAGGCAAGCAATTGCATGCTCATGTCCTAACGGTTGGTCTAGATTCTGAAGCTATGGTACAAAGTGCCTTGATCAATCTGTACTCGAAATGTGGAAGTATACAAGAGGCTGCAAAAAACTTTGATGTGACAAAAGATGGTGATGTTATTTCATGGACGTCCATGATTAATGGATATGCTCAACATGGGTACTACCAAGAAGCCATTGATCTGTTTGAGAAGATTCCTAAGGTTGGTCTGAAACCGGACTCGGTGACCTTCGTTGGTGTCCTTGCTGCGTGTAGCCATGCTGGATTAGTTGATCTTGGTTTCCACTACTTCAATTCAATGAGCAATGACTTTAAGATTAGTCCTTCAAAAGAACACTACGGCTGCATGATTGATCTCCTTTGTCGAGCTGGACGGTTAAGTGAGGCAGAGCACATGATCAAAAGTATGCCAATTCAACAGGATGATGTTGTCTGGTCTACTCTACTTACAGCATGTAGGCTTCATGGTGATGCTGACTGTGGAAGACGCGCTGCAGAAGAGATTCTTAAATTAAATCCTAACTGTGCAGTGACTCACATAACGCTAGCTAGTATTTATGCTGCCAAAGGAATGTGGAGGGAAGCAGCAGAGGTAAGGAAAATTATGAGATCAAAGGGCGTAATTAAGGAACCAGGATGGTCTGGGATAGAGGCCAAGGATGGGACTTTTGTATTTGTTGCTGGAGATAGGTCAAAACATTACTCGGATGGTATAAAACCTCAAGTTAATCAAAGCATTACTCGGATGGTATAA